One region of Mycobacterium riyadhense genomic DNA includes:
- a CDS encoding PE family protein — protein MSYVLAELDMLAAATGDMAGIGSSLSAANAAAAASTTGVLAAGGDEVSAAIAALFSSHAQQYQVLSAQATEFHAQFVQALNNAGGAYAAAEAANGAPLQTLVDDILAVINAPTNVLLGRPVIGDGSNGAAGTGDAGGAGGILWGNGGSGGSGAPGQAGGAGGSAGLLGSGGTGGAGGIGGGSGGVGGTGGWLWGNGGAGGAGGVGGLGVNGGAGGVGGSALLFGNGGFGGVGGAGAAGAVGDAGTPGTTVFAGGTGGVGGDGGTAGNGGAGGNGGLVFGAGGDGGQGGVGGAGGTGGAGGAGGEPTRLGQAGGDGGDSGTGGNGGDGGMGGAGGRGSALFGTAGANGNGGAGGAGGDAGAPGNGADGAAGRDASTPGGMGGNGGDPGGVGVGGTGGAAGGVGASAGATGTDGSIIAGNGGNGGHGGAGFNATGSGHGGSGGSGGSGGRYGTGGTGGAGGAAAGDGNGGRGGDGGFGGSMGGAGGDGGDGGVGAGSGSGGWGGTGGHHLVTGTANAVGGTGGAGAAGGSTGVGGFGGVGGDAKIFNDASTAVATGGNGGAGGDGASGGNGGDGGWAYTEGIGNVTPGTGGHGGTGTTFGGGSGGDGGGAQIANGASTVVAVGGTGGAGGDGIDNSGFTEAGHGGSGGDAFIDNTGSTAKAIGGTGGAGGSASTGTGGIGGAGGDAFNSGAGSAFGGTPGAGGAGPAGGDGGQGGAAYALGTGDATGHAGAPGTSVGASGVGGAGGGGGDARILNSASTATATAGDGGNGGDGTSGGSGGYGGWAYTQGTGNVTAGNGGYGGTGSTGGGGSGGEGGNVEIDNDAYGHDITGGNGGAGGTGLNQLDGGFGNGGDGGTATITSAGSTVNAIGGAGGAGGNATTFAASGGSGGMAINHGNGNATGGFAGDGGDGAHGGSGGSGGSAFGYGNGLATGGVGGTGGNSSGVGANGGDGGDGGNAYAHVYPANATEGIGGAGGSGDPDGIAGLDGITGPL, from the coding sequence ATGTCGTACGTACTGGCAGAACTCGACATGTTGGCGGCCGCCACCGGCGATATGGCTGGCATTGGCTCGTCACTGAGCGCGGCCAACGCGGCGGCCGCCGCCTCAACCACCGGGGTGTTGGCCGCCGGCGGTGATGAGGTGTCGGCGGCCATCGCGGCGCTGTTTTCCAGCCACGCCCAGCAGTATCAGGTGCTCAGCGCCCAGGCGACGGAGTTTCATGCTCAATTTGTGCAGGCTTTAAATAACGCAGGGGGCGCGTATGCGGCCGCCGAGGCGGCCAACGGCGCCCCACTGCAGACGCTCGTGGACGACATCCTGGCGGTGATCAACGCCCCCACAAACGTGCTGTTGGGACGCCCAGTCATCGGCGACGGCAGCAACGGGGCGGCGGGGACCGGGGATGCCGGTGGGGCCGGCGGAATCTTGTGGGGCAATGGCGGCAGTGGCGGTTCGGGTGCGCCCGGGCAGGCCGGCGGTGCCGGGGGTTCCGCGGGGTTGCTGGGCAGTGGCGGCACCGGCGGGGCTGGCGGGATCGGTGGTGGGTCCGGCGGGGTAGGCGGCACCGGTGGGTGGTTGTGGGGTAACGGTGGGGCCGGCGGTGCGGGCGGGGTCGGTGGCCTGGGCGTGAACGGCGGGGCTGGCGGTGTGGGTGGCAGCGCGCTGTTGTTCGGCAACGGCGGGTTTGGAGGTGTCGGTGGGGCCGGTGCGGCTGGCGCGGTCGGCGACGCGGGCACTCCGGGCACTACGGTTTTTGCGGGCGGTACTGGCGGCGTTGGCGGCGACGGCGGTACCGCCGGGAACGGCGGGGCCGGCGGTAACGGCGGGCTGGTGTTCGGTGCCGGCGGAGACGGCGGCCAGGGCGGGGTCGGCGGGGCCGGCGGGACCGGCGGAGCCGGCGGGGCCGGTGGTGAGCCCACGAGGTTGGGCCAGGCCGGTGGCGATGGCGGCGACAGCGGCACCGGCGGCAATGGCGGCGACGGTGGCATGGGCGGGGCCGGCGGTAGGGGATCGGCCTTGTTCGGCACCGCGGGTGCCAACGGTAACGGCGGAGCCGGCGGTGCCGGCGGCGACGCTGGGGCCCCCGGTAACGGCGCCGACGGTGCGGCTGGCCGCGACGCAAGCACCCCGGGAGGTATGGGCGGCAACGGCGGCGACCCGGGCGGCGTGGGTGTCGGCGGCACCGGTGGCGCGGCCGGTGGTGTCGGTGCCAGCGCCGGCGCGACGGGCACGGACGGCAGCATCATCGCTGGCAACGGCGGCAATGGCGGCCACGGCGGCGCCGGTTTCAACGCCACGGGCAGCGGCCACGGCGGATCCGGCGGGTCCGGCGGGTCCGGCGGCAGGTACGGCACTGGCGGCACCGGCGGGGCGGGCGGCGCCGCCGCGGGCGACGGCAACGGCGGGCGAGGTGGCGACGGCGGGTTCGGGGGTTCGATGGGAGGCGCCGGCGGCGACGGCGGCGACGGCGGCGTCGGCGCTGGCAGCGGCAGCGGCGGCTGGGGCGGCACCGGCGGCCATCATCTGGTGACCGGAACCGCAAATGCCGTCGGCGGCACCGGGGGCGCCGGCGCCGCCGGTGGTTCCACCGGTGTCGGCGGTTTCGGGGGCGTCGGCGGCGACGCGAAGATCTTCAACGACGCCTCTACGGCCGTTGCCACCGGCGGCAACGGCGGCGCCGGAGGCGACGGCGCCAGCGGCGGCAACGGCGGCGACGGTGGGTGGGCATACACCGAGGGAATCGGAAACGTCACCCCCGGCACCGGCGGACATGGCGGCACCGGCACCACCTTCGGCGGCGGCAGCGGCGGCGACGGCGGCGGAGCGCAGATCGCAAACGGCGCCTCAACGGTTGTCGCTGTCGGCGGCACCGGCGGAGCGGGCGGCGACGGCATTGACAACTCCGGCTTTACCGAAGCCGGACATGGCGGGTCCGGCGGCGACGCGTTTATCGACAACACCGGCTCAACGGCCAAGGCCATCGGCGGCACCGGCGGAGCGGGCGGCAGCGCCAGCACCGGCACCGGCGGCATCGGCGGGGCGGGCGGTGACGCGTTCAATTCCGGCGCCGGAAGCGCCTTCGGCGGAACCCCGGGCGCCGGGGGCGCAGGCCCGGCCGGCGGGGACGGCGGTCAAGGAGGTGCCGCGTACGCACTCGGAACGGGAGACGCCACCGGGCACGCCGGCGCGCCCGGCACCAGCGTGGGCGCCAGCGGCGTCGGCGGGGCGGGTGGTGGCGGCGGCGACGCGCGCATCTTGAACAGCGCGTCTACGGCTACCGCGACCGCCGGCGACGGCGGCAACGGTGGCGACGGCACCAGCGGCGGGTCCGGCGGTTACGGCGGTTGGGCATACACCCAGGGAACCGGAAACGTCACGGCCGGCAACGGCGGCTATGGGGGCACCGGCAGCACCGGCGGCGGTGGGAGTGGCGGCGAAGGCGGCAATGTGGAAATCGATAACGACGCCTACGGGCACGACATCACCGGCGGCAATGGCGGAGCGGGCGGCACCGGCTTGAACCAGCTTGACGGCGGTTTCGGCAACGGCGGCGACGGCGGGACCGCGACCATCACCAGCGCCGGCTCAACGGTTAACGCCATCGGCGGCGCCGGCGGGGCCGGCGGCAACGCCACCACGTTTGCCGCAAGCGGCGGGTCGGGTGGGATGGCGATCAACCATGGCAACGGAAACGCCACCGGCGGCTTCGCCGGGGACGGCGGCGACGGCGCCCACGGTGGTAGCGGCGGCTCAGGCGGTTCCGCGTTCGGCTATGGAAACGGACTCGCCACCGGCGGTGTTGGCGGCACGGGCGGCAACAGCTCGGGGGTAGGCGCCAACGGCGGTGACGGCGGCGACGGCGGCAACGCCTACGCACATGTTTATCCGGCTAATGCCACCGAGGGGATTGGCGGAGCCGGCGGATCCGGCGATCCCGACGGTATCGCGGGCTTGGACGGCATCACCGGGCCGCTGTAA
- a CDS encoding nucleoside deaminase has product MHNLRRRAVLIGAGVLAGMVGGPVMRAKPAGAEPPAGEAPDLALLRRTFALANEAKASGNTPFAALVADAGGNVIVERGNQSAPPDGDPTRHAEVVTTAAAWHVLGTDGMNQATLYSSAEPCLMCAGAAYWTGIGRIVYGMSEHRLLELTGSNPENPTFALPCREALAHGQRAITIIGPLLEDEAAQPHEGYWR; this is encoded by the coding sequence ATGCACAATTTGCGACGACGCGCGGTATTGATCGGTGCCGGGGTTCTGGCGGGCATGGTTGGCGGGCCCGTCATGCGGGCCAAGCCGGCGGGCGCCGAACCGCCCGCAGGCGAGGCGCCCGACCTTGCACTGCTCCGCCGCACCTTCGCGTTGGCCAATGAAGCCAAGGCGAGTGGCAACACCCCGTTCGCTGCCCTGGTCGCGGACGCCGGCGGCAACGTGATCGTTGAACGAGGCAACCAATCGGCGCCTCCCGACGGTGACCCGACGCGACACGCAGAGGTAGTCACCACTGCGGCCGCGTGGCACGTGTTGGGTACCGACGGGATGAATCAAGCCACCCTGTACAGCAGCGCCGAACCGTGCCTGATGTGCGCGGGCGCGGCGTACTGGACGGGCATCGGCAGGATCGTCTATGGCATGTCTGAACATCGACTGCTCGAATTGACCGGCAGCAATCCGGAGAACCCGACCTTTGCGCTCCCCTGTCGCGAGGCTCTTGCACACGGACAGCGTGCAATTACGATCATCGGCCCATTGCTCGAAGATGAAGCAGCACAACCTCATGAGGGCTATTGGCGCTAG
- a CDS encoding PE family protein, whose product MSYVVVAPELLSAAAGDVAGVGSVLSSAVAGAAPATTGVAAAAADEVSEAIAALFGSHGQEFQAISARAEAFRQQFVAALRAGSATYGAAEAVNAEQVLWSAVNAPTQALLGRPIIGNGADAATAGGAGGDGGLLYGNGGAGAAGAAGQAGGAGGSAGLWGSGGAGGAGGSGAAGGTGGAGGWLFGRGGVGGVGGVGGGTGGAGGNGGWIWGGGGDGGAGGFGGGTGGAGGRAELLFGAGGSGGAGGAGALTGYAGGAGGQGGQGGDSAPGGFNGAGGAGGVGGQGGHGGAGGSGTLAGSAGGTGGTGGAGGNSGAGGAAGTGGLGGISGDSGAGGIGGVGGTGGAGSAGMDAAAGSGAAGGTGFAGGAGGPGGQGGLDVGGNNAGDGGVGGRGGVGGLGGHGGSGVAGDATAAGSNGGVGGRGGQGGQAGQGGASGGLGGVTGATGQGGDGGLGGTGGTGGNGGHGAAGGTAVSGDGLQGGAGTAGGAGGQGGQGGAAGGAGGTAGNGGQGGNGGQGGTGGTGGNAAEVTALAVDGHNGGDGGAGGKGGAAGAGGASGGSGGSTGTAGLAGDGGTGGTGGNGSAGRNGTDAAPGTGAQGGAGAAGGAGGQGGQGGVAGGTGAHAGDGGHGGNGGNAGNGGAGGSGATGTATTAGGQGGQGGQGGAGGKGGLAGAGGAAGGTGGSTGAAGVAGNGGHGGNGGAGGNGLDGGAHTGVAGGNGGAGGAGGSGGNAGGATGTSGSGGTGGHGGTGGNGGSGHADTGSGAGNGGAGGNGGTGGTGGAAGSIGSGGAVGNGGSAGTAGNGGQGADAAVGSGHAGGQGGLGGHGGQGGSAGGASGTSGNGGAGGHGGAGGNGGSGHADTGSGAGNGGAGGNGGNGGSGGAAGSIGSGGAVGNGGSAGAAGNGGQGADAALGSGHTGGQGGQGGRGGQGGNAGGATGIAGTSSNGGNGGNGGHGGSVLPGAQAGAGAGGTGGAGGAGGIAAGVGSAATVGAGGSGGAGGAGGDGVDNVHGGAGANAGDGGAGGAGGSAGGAAGKSGNGGAGGHGGNGGYGGAGDTDKAGGVGGHGGNGGAGGVAGAVGSGGTVGSGGNGGTGGNGGHGGNGHADTGSGAGNGGAGGDGGNGGTGGAAGGSGGTVGNGGNGGAGGNGGHGLTPQDGFGRDGGNGGHGGTGGTGGNAGGATGIRGNGGAGGTGGTGGDGALAHSGGNGGNGGNGANGGNGGATGTVGTAGTGGNGGAAGHGGQGGDGSKLGGIGTGGRGGTGGTGGTGGAASTGGTNGNGGAGGQGGNGGKAAVGVDGQFGGWGGDGGNGGNAGTGGAGGTGGAGGNGGNGRNGSNGELDPFYGRDGGRGGNGGNGGNGGNGFIAGAGGNGGAAGKGGNATSGTFRDGVSGSGGNGGNGGSGGNGTSGTLDTGAGAGAGGTGGAGGNGGAGGAVGTGGKPGGVSGVAGNGGAGGNGGNGAAGLIGTDHTGGAGGAAGTGGNGGVGGGGTGAGGVGGAGGTGGTGGVGGSGGGTGGTGGVAGNGGTGGVGGSGIGGSAGGTGGSGGAAGSGGTGGNGGGANGKGGDGGTGGVGGSGGTGGQGATGGKGGAGGVAAIGGTGGKGGNGGGTGIGGIGGVGGVGGGGGGGGAGDGGAHPGTSGTAGGPGSAGVGPSGITGGSGGNGGKAGTAGSGGSAA is encoded by the coding sequence ATGTCGTACGTGGTGGTCGCACCGGAGTTGTTGTCGGCCGCGGCTGGTGATGTGGCCGGTGTGGGATCGGTGCTGAGTAGTGCGGTGGCGGGGGCCGCGCCGGCGACGACGGGCGTGGCCGCTGCCGCAGCTGACGAGGTGTCAGAGGCGATTGCGGCGTTGTTCGGCAGCCACGGGCAGGAGTTTCAGGCGATCAGTGCCCGCGCGGAAGCGTTTCGTCAGCAGTTCGTGGCGGCGTTGAGGGCTGGCTCAGCGACCTACGGAGCCGCGGAGGCGGTCAACGCCGAGCAGGTGTTGTGGAGCGCGGTCAACGCTCCCACCCAGGCGTTGCTGGGCCGGCCGATCATCGGCAATGGCGCCGATGCCGCCACTGCGGGCGGGGCCGGCGGTGATGGCGGGTTGTTGTACGGAAACGGTGGCGCCGGCGCGGCAGGAGCTGCCGGGCAGGCCGGCGGTGCCGGGGGCTCGGCCGGCCTATGGGGCAGCGGCGGGGCGGGGGGCGCCGGCGGGAGCGGAGCCGCTGGCGGGACGGGGGGCGCCGGCGGCTGGTTGTTCGGTCGGGGCGGTGTCGGCGGTGTCGGGGGTGTCGGGGGTGGCACGGGTGGGGCTGGCGGTAACGGTGGCTGGATCTGGGGTGGCGGCGGTGACGGCGGTGCGGGCGGTTTTGGTGGGGGTACTGGTGGGGCTGGTGGGCGTGCGGAGTTGTTGTTCGGCGCGGGCGGTAGTGGGGGTGCCGGTGGGGCCGGGGCCCTTACCGGCTACGCCGGCGGTGCGGGGGGGCAGGGCGGGCAGGGCGGCGACAGCGCACCCGGCGGCTTCAACGGCGCCGGCGGCGCCGGCGGCGTGGGTGGTCAGGGTGGCCACGGCGGTGCCGGTGGCTCAGGCACGCTGGCCGGCTCGGCCGGGGGCACCGGCGGTACCGGTGGCGCCGGCGGGAACTCCGGTGCCGGCGGCGCGGCGGGGACCGGCGGCCTGGGTGGTATCAGCGGGGATTCCGGGGCGGGTGGCATCGGCGGGGTCGGTGGCACCGGTGGCGCCGGTAGCGCGGGTATGGATGCTGCGGCGGGCAGCGGCGCCGCGGGCGGTACCGGATTTGCCGGGGGTGCGGGCGGACCCGGTGGGCAAGGTGGCCTCGACGTCGGTGGCAACAACGCTGGCGACGGCGGTGTGGGTGGGCGTGGCGGTGTCGGCGGCCTGGGTGGCCACGGTGGCTCCGGGGTGGCGGGTGATGCCACCGCGGCGGGCAGCAACGGCGGTGTCGGTGGGCGGGGTGGCCAGGGCGGGCAAGCCGGCCAGGGCGGTGCCTCCGGCGGTTTGGGCGGTGTCACCGGCGCCACCGGCCAAGGCGGTGACGGTGGACTCGGCGGCACCGGCGGCACCGGCGGCAACGGCGGACACGGCGCCGCGGGTGGCACCGCGGTCAGCGGTGATGGTCTCCAAGGCGGCGCCGGTACCGCCGGCGGGGCTGGCGGCCAAGGCGGTCAAGGCGGCGCCGCGGGCGGAGCCGGCGGCACCGCCGGCAACGGCGGCCAAGGCGGCAACGGCGGCCAAGGCGGCACCGGCGGCACCGGCGGCAACGCAGCCGAGGTCACCGCCCTGGCCGTCGACGGCCACAACGGCGGGGACGGCGGCGCCGGCGGGAAAGGCGGCGCCGCCGGAGCGGGCGGGGCCTCCGGCGGTAGCGGCGGCAGCACCGGCACGGCAGGCCTCGCCGGTGACGGCGGCACCGGCGGCACCGGCGGCAACGGCAGCGCCGGCCGCAACGGCACCGACGCCGCCCCGGGCACCGGCGCCCAGGGCGGTGCCGGTGCCGCCGGCGGCGCCGGCGGACAAGGTGGCCAAGGAGGCGTGGCCGGCGGCACCGGCGCTCACGCCGGCGACGGCGGCCACGGCGGCAACGGCGGCAACGCCGGCAACGGCGGGGCCGGCGGCTCGGGCGCCACGGGCACCGCCACCACCGCCGGCGGACAAGGCGGACAAGGCGGACAAGGCGGCGCCGGCGGGAAAGGCGGGCTCGCCGGAGCCGGCGGCGCAGCCGGCGGCACCGGCGGCAGCACCGGCGCAGCGGGGGTCGCCGGCAACGGCGGCCACGGCGGCAACGGCGGCGCGGGTGGTAATGGTCTCGATGGCGGGGCCCACACCGGTGTGGCCGGCGGTAACGGTGGTGCGGGTGGTGCCGGTGGTAGCGGCGGTAATGCTGGCGGCGCCACCGGGACCAGCGGCAGCGGTGGGACCGGTGGTCACGGCGGTACCGGCGGCAACGGCGGTTCAGGCCACGCCGACACCGGAAGCGGCGCCGGTAACGGCGGTGCTGGCGGCAATGGCGGCACTGGCGGCACCGGCGGCGCGGCCGGCAGCATCGGCAGCGGCGGCGCCGTCGGCAACGGCGGTAGCGCCGGCACCGCGGGCAACGGTGGACAAGGCGCGGACGCCGCCGTTGGCAGCGGTCACGCCGGCGGCCAGGGCGGCCTCGGCGGTCACGGCGGCCAAGGCGGTAGCGCCGGCGGCGCCTCTGGCACCAGCGGTAACGGCGGGGCCGGCGGTCACGGTGGCGCCGGCGGCAACGGCGGTTCAGGCCACGCCGACACCGGAAGCGGCGCGGGTAACGGCGGTGCTGGCGGCAATGGCGGCAATGGCGGCAGCGGCGGCGCGGCCGGCAGCATCGGCAGCGGCGGCGCCGTTGGCAACGGCGGTAGCGCCGGGGCCGCCGGTAACGGCGGACAAGGCGCCGACGCCGCGCTTGGCAGCGGTCACACCGGCGGCCAAGGTGGCCAAGGCGGCCGCGGCGGCCAAGGTGGCAACGCGGGCGGTGCTACCGGCATCGCAGGCACCAGCAGCAACGGCGGCAACGGCGGCAACGGCGGACATGGCGGCAGTGTGTTGCCCGGTGCCCAGGCCGGGGCTGGTGCCGGGGGTACCGGTGGGGCCGGTGGCGCCGGCGGCATCGCGGCCGGGGTCGGCAGTGCTGCGACGGTGGGTGCTGGCGGCAGCGGTGGCGCTGGGGGTGCCGGTGGTGATGGCGTGGACAACGTGCACGGTGGGGCCGGTGCCAATGCAGGCGACGGGGGTGCCGGTGGTGCCGGTGGTAGCGCCGGTGGTGCGGCCGGTAAGAGCGGCAACGGTGGGGCTGGTGGTCACGGCGGCAACGGCGGCTACGGCGGCGCGGGAGATACCGACAAAGCCGGCGGTGTCGGTGGTCACGGCGGCAATGGTGGTGCCGGTGGGGTGGCCGGTGCGGTCGGCAGCGGTGGCACGGTGGGCAGCGGCGGCAACGGCGGTACCGGCGGTAACGGCGGGCACGGCGGCAACGGCCACGCCGACACCGGCAGTGGTGCCGGTAATGGCGGTGCTGGCGGTGACGGCGGTAACGGCGGTACCGGCGGAGCGGCCGGCGGCAGCGGCGGCACAGTGGGCAACGGTGGCAACGGCGGTGCCGGTGGCAACGGCGGGCACGGCCTCACCCCCCAGGACGGCTTTGGTCGTGACGGCGGTAATGGTGGTCACGGCGGCACCGGCGGCACCGGCGGAAATGCCGGCGGCGCCACCGGTATTAGGGGCAACGGCGGCGCCGGCGGCACCGGCGGCACCGGCGGCGACGGCGCTCTCGCCCACAGCGGCGGTAACGGCGGTAACGGCGGCAACGGTGCTAACGGTGGTAACGGCGGCGCGACCGGCACTGTAGGCACGGCGGGCACCGGCGGTAACGGCGGCGCCGCCGGTCACGGTGGTCAAGGCGGTGACGGCAGCAAGCTTGGCGGGATTGGCACCGGCGGCAGGGGCGGGACCGGCGGCACCGGCGGCACGGGCGGCGCGGCCAGTACTGGCGGCACCAACGGCAACGGCGGGGCCGGCGGCCAAGGCGGGAACGGCGGCAAGGCCGCGGTCGGCGTAGACGGCCAATTCGGCGGATGGGGCGGCGACGGCGGGAACGGCGGCAACGCTGGCACCGGCGGAGCCGGCGGAACTGGTGGCGCTGGCGGCAACGGCGGAAACGGCCGAAACGGCAGCAACGGCGAACTCGACCCCTTCTACGGCCGCGACGGCGGCCGCGGCGGCAACGGCGGCAACGGCGGCAACGGCGGCAACGGGTTCATCGCCGGCGCGGGTGGCAATGGCGGCGCAGCCGGCAAAGGCGGCAACGCCACCAGCGGCACCTTCCGGGACGGCGTTAGCGGCAGCGGCGGCAACGGCGGCAACGGCGGCAGCGGCGGCAACGGCACCTCGGGCACCCTGGACACCGGCGCCGGCGCTGGCGCGGGCGGCACCGGCGGGGCCGGCGGTAACGGTGGTGCGGGTGGCGCCGTCGGTACCGGTGGCAAGCCCGGTGGCGTCTCTGGCGTCGCTGGCAACGGTGGCGCGGGCGGCAATGGCGGTAACGGCGCCGCCGGCTTGATTGGTACCGATCACACAGGCGGCGCCGGCGGTGCCGCGGGCACTGGCGGCAACGGCGGTGTCGGCGGAGGCGGCACGGGAGCTGGCGGTGTCGGCGGCGCTGGTGGAACAGGAGGTACCGGCGGCGTCGGTGGAAGCGGCGGCGGTACGGGAGGCACCGGAGGCGTTGCGGGCAACGGCGGCACCGGCGGCGTCGGCGGAAGCGGTATCGGCGGAAGCGCCGGCGGAACCGGCGGCAGCGGGGGCGCTGCGGGCAGCGGCGGCACCGGCGGCAACGGCGGCGGCGCCAACGGCAAGGGCGGCGACGGTGGCACGGGCGGCGTCGGCGGGAGCGGCGGCACCGGCGGCCAGGGTGCGACCGGCGGCAAGGGTGGCGCAGGCGGCGTGGCGGCGATCGGTGGCACCGGCGGCAAGGGCGGCAATGGCGGTGGCACCGGAATTGGCGGAATCGGCGGTGTCGGCGGTGTCGGTGGCGGTGGTGGCGGCGGCGGTGCCGGCGATGGTGGCGCCCATCCCGGTACCAGCGGGACCGCGGGAGGCCCGGGATCTGCTGGGGTCGGTCCCAGCGGTATCACCGGCGGAAGCGGAGGCAATGGCGGCAAGGCCGGCACTGCCGGGTCCGGAGGCTCCGCCGCCTAA